From one Marinobacter sp. LV10MA510-1 genomic stretch:
- a CDS encoding DEAD/DEAH box helicase translates to MNAPFKLRPYQQEAVDATLKHFRKSDDSAVIVLPTGAGKSLVIAELARLARRKILVLTHVKELVEQNHAKYQSYGLTGGVFSAGLKRKENQHQVTFASVQSVSANLDQFRDEYSLIIIDECHRVSGDDSSQYQVIIELLRQQNDSLKVLGLTATPYRLGMGWIYRYHYRGFVRSGSDEQNKPFGHCIYELSLSYMISRGYLTRPELVNAAVAQYDFSALSQNRFGEYAEKDVNQLLGKHQRVTRAIIEQVMELAVKRKAVMIFAATVDHAREINGYLPEHQTALITGGTDLNERDSLIQRFKQRQLKYLVNVSVLTTGFDAPHVDFIAILRPTQSVSLYQQIVGRGLRLDEGKQDCLVIDYAGNSVNLFHPEVGEKKPNPDCEPVQVFCPGCGFANIFWGKADSEGHVIEHYGRRCQGLLEPAEEDEPAAQNRRPEQCDYRFRFKECPHCGAENDIAARNCQQCKKAIIDPDDQLRDALKLKDAMVIRCAGVTLSAHKVKTDSKNESKLRVTYHGEDGEELSESFDFSKPAQRNVFNKLFGRRLANGQAPQAFSRIEEVLEVQALLPAPDFVIARKQKHYWQVQERIFDYQGHYRKAY, encoded by the coding sequence ATGAATGCTCCTTTTAAACTGCGGCCTTACCAGCAGGAAGCCGTTGATGCCACGTTGAAACACTTTCGCAAATCGGATGATTCTGCGGTTATTGTGCTGCCGACCGGTGCGGGTAAAAGTCTGGTCATTGCCGAGTTGGCCCGTCTTGCCCGACGTAAAATTCTGGTGCTGACCCACGTAAAAGAGCTTGTTGAGCAGAATCACGCCAAATACCAGAGCTATGGGTTAACGGGCGGCGTTTTCTCCGCCGGGTTAAAGCGTAAGGAAAATCAGCATCAGGTGACCTTCGCCAGCGTGCAGTCCGTATCGGCTAACCTGGATCAGTTCAGAGATGAATACTCATTGATCATTATCGATGAGTGCCATCGGGTCAGTGGTGATGACAGCAGTCAGTATCAAGTAATCATCGAGCTGTTACGGCAACAGAACGACTCCCTGAAGGTGCTCGGGCTAACCGCCACACCCTATCGCCTGGGCATGGGCTGGATCTATCGCTATCACTACCGGGGCTTTGTTCGCAGCGGTAGCGATGAACAGAATAAGCCCTTTGGGCATTGCATTTATGAACTGTCGTTGAGCTATATGATTAGCCGGGGGTATCTCACCAGGCCTGAGCTGGTTAACGCGGCGGTGGCGCAATACGATTTCTCTGCGCTGTCTCAAAACCGCTTTGGCGAATACGCCGAGAAAGACGTTAATCAGCTGCTGGGCAAACATCAGCGTGTGACTCGCGCCATTATTGAGCAGGTGATGGAACTGGCCGTTAAGCGTAAGGCGGTGATGATTTTTGCTGCAACGGTGGATCATGCGCGGGAGATCAACGGCTATCTGCCGGAACACCAGACAGCCTTGATTACCGGCGGCACCGATCTGAATGAACGGGATTCGCTGATTCAGCGCTTCAAACAGCGGCAGTTAAAGTATCTGGTGAATGTGTCCGTACTCACCACGGGCTTTGATGCGCCTCATGTGGACTTTATTGCCATTCTTCGCCCTACCCAGTCGGTCAGTCTGTATCAGCAAATCGTGGGTCGCGGTCTTCGTCTGGACGAGGGTAAACAGGATTGTCTGGTGATTGATTACGCGGGCAACAGCGTCAATCTGTTTCACCCGGAAGTGGGGGAGAAGAAACCAAACCCTGATTGTGAGCCGGTGCAGGTATTCTGCCCGGGCTGCGGTTTTGCCAATATCTTCTGGGGCAAAGCAGACAGTGAAGGCCATGTTATCGAGCACTACGGTCGCCGTTGCCAGGGGTTGTTAGAGCCTGCTGAAGAGGATGAACCTGCAGCGCAGAACAGGCGCCCTGAACAGTGCGATTACCGTTTTCGTTTCAAGGAGTGCCCACATTGCGGTGCCGAGAATGATATCGCGGCCCGTAACTGCCAGCAGTGTAAAAAAGCCATTATCGACCCGGATGATCAGCTAAGAGATGCCCTGAAACTCAAAGATGCCATGGTGATCCGTTGCGCCGGGGTCACTTTAAGCGCTCATAAAGTCAAAACCGACAGCAAAAACGAAAGCAAGCTGAGAGTCACCTATCACGGTGAAGATGGGGAAGAGCTCAGCGAGTCTTTCGATTTCAGCAAGCCGGCACAGCGCAACGTCTTTAACAAATTGTTCGGACGGCGTTTAGCGAATGGCCAGGCCCCGCAAGCGTTCAGCAGGATTGAAGAGGTGCTTGAGGTGCAAGCCTTGTTGCCTGCACCGGATTTTGTCATTGCCCGCAAACAAAAGCACTACTGGCAGGTGCAGGAGCGGATCTTTGATTATCAGGGTCACTATCGTAAGGCGTATTAA
- a CDS encoding GIY-YIG nuclease family protein, whose protein sequence is MNPTKPQSLELFFIDGKPDGMLTAEVFNWTGHVLMTPRTQLSAALKRAEARYTGVYLLLGEDDNGPLVYIGEGEDIGDRIKSHDTRKDWWTIAVLITSAANNLNKAHVKYLESRLVEEARRIGKIALDNGNTPPRPSLSEAARANMENFLEYILMVLPALRIDSFLANTRPRSPVRLSPLDNSAEIAPPTFMLNTPKHGIEATAVLENGEFVVQAGSKVSYQWKGKGTEETGYARLFAELVKTGVLIEHGSGRTFTDNYAFKSPSATAAVVNGRPANGTIEWKLTSGKTYKDWEQEKLAQEVSPDE, encoded by the coding sequence ATGAACCCGACCAAACCCCAATCGCTCGAACTCTTTTTCATAGATGGCAAGCCCGACGGCATGCTCACTGCCGAAGTTTTCAACTGGACCGGCCATGTGTTGATGACCCCACGCACCCAGTTGAGCGCAGCCTTGAAGCGCGCGGAAGCCAGATATACCGGCGTCTATCTGCTGCTCGGCGAAGATGACAACGGTCCGCTAGTGTATATCGGTGAAGGCGAGGATATTGGTGACCGGATCAAAAGCCATGACACCAGAAAGGACTGGTGGACGATAGCAGTGCTGATCACCTCTGCGGCCAACAACCTCAATAAAGCGCATGTGAAGTACCTCGAGTCACGCCTAGTAGAAGAGGCCCGGCGTATTGGCAAGATCGCACTGGATAACGGCAATACGCCGCCACGCCCTTCCCTGAGTGAAGCGGCCCGCGCCAACATGGAGAATTTTCTCGAATATATCCTGATGGTGTTGCCGGCGTTGCGTATCGACAGCTTTCTGGCCAATACCCGACCTAGATCTCCTGTTCGCCTATCACCGCTGGACAACTCCGCTGAGATTGCTCCCCCTACCTTCATGCTGAACACCCCAAAGCACGGTATAGAAGCTACAGCGGTCCTGGAAAATGGCGAATTTGTCGTACAGGCAGGCTCAAAAGTCAGTTACCAGTGGAAGGGCAAAGGTACCGAAGAGACCGGTTATGCCAGGCTGTTCGCTGAACTGGTCAAGACCGGCGTTCTGATTGAACACGGTAGTGGCCGCACGTTCACCGATAATTACGCCTTCAAAAGCCCAAGCGCTACCGCGGCTGTAGTCAACGGCCGCCCTGCCAACGGCACCATTGAATGGAAGCTGACCAGCGGCAAAACCTACAAAGATTGGGAGCAGGAGAAGCTCGCCCAAGAAGTAAGCCCGGATGAATAA
- a CDS encoding macro domain-containing protein — protein MIEYKTGDILREDADAIINTVNCVGVMGRGIALQFKKAFPDNFKAYAAACKNRQVEPGRMFVFETGQLTAPRYIVNFPTKRHWRGASRMEDIDVGLKALVDTIHQYQIQSIAIPPLGSGLGGLDWAEVKPRIESALQLLRDVRVIVYEPKGAPPAQKMVQNRKVPEMTAGRAALVELVNRYLGGLLDPSVTLLEVHKLMYFMQEAGEPLRLKYQKAGYGPYAENLRHVLNAVEGHLLSGYADGGDAPDKPLQLVPGAVDDASRFLLQHPDTLSRFDKVAQLVEGFESPFGLELLSTVHWVIKKESASTREQAIRQVYDWNDRKHQFSERQIDLAARVLEAKGWTEAV, from the coding sequence ATGATCGAATACAAAACCGGCGACATCCTGCGTGAGGACGCCGACGCCATTATCAATACCGTAAATTGTGTCGGTGTCATGGGCCGTGGGATTGCGCTTCAATTCAAAAAAGCCTTCCCAGATAATTTCAAGGCCTACGCCGCCGCGTGTAAAAATCGTCAGGTTGAGCCGGGACGTATGTTTGTCTTTGAGACCGGGCAACTGACAGCGCCACGCTACATCGTCAACTTCCCTACCAAGCGCCACTGGCGGGGTGCCAGCCGTATGGAAGACATCGATGTCGGACTCAAGGCTCTTGTCGACACGATCCACCAGTATCAGATTCAATCTATTGCTATTCCCCCTCTGGGAAGCGGCCTCGGGGGTCTGGACTGGGCAGAGGTGAAGCCGCGCATTGAGTCGGCACTGCAACTACTCCGCGATGTGCGGGTGATTGTTTATGAGCCCAAGGGCGCACCGCCTGCACAAAAGATGGTGCAGAACCGGAAGGTGCCTGAGATGACCGCCGGAAGGGCCGCGCTGGTAGAACTGGTAAACCGTTATCTTGGTGGCCTGCTGGATCCGTCCGTCACGCTGCTGGAGGTGCATAAGCTGATGTACTTCATGCAAGAGGCGGGCGAGCCACTGCGGCTAAAATATCAAAAAGCGGGCTATGGCCCGTATGCGGAGAACCTGCGCCATGTATTGAACGCGGTAGAAGGGCACCTTCTGTCTGGCTATGCCGATGGCGGCGATGCGCCAGACAAACCGTTGCAACTGGTGCCCGGTGCGGTGGACGATGCCAGCCGTTTCCTTCTGCAACACCCGGACACCCTGTCGCGGTTTGATAAAGTGGCGCAGCTGGTTGAGGGCTTTGAATCGCCCTTTGGTCTGGAGCTGCTATCCACTGTGCACTGGGTCATCAAGAAGGAGTCAGCTTCTACTCGGGAACAGGCCATCCGCCAGGTGTATGACTGGAATGATCGCAAACATCAGTTCTCAGAGCGTCAGATTGATTTGGCTGCCCGGGTATTAGAAGCGAAGGGATGGACAGAAGCCGTCTAG
- a CDS encoding type II toxin-antitoxin system VapC family toxin: MLYFDTSAILPYYRQEQASDRVQALLQSQTRPVLISHLTKVEVVSALARWVRMGELSDPQANRIESAFHDDVSHGRFCLCPIEISHYQRAQHWIGTRKTSLRTLDALHLACAEHHQARLISEDDALVTAAAFFGIDASLA; this comes from the coding sequence ATGCTCTATTTCGACACCAGCGCCATACTGCCCTATTACCGCCAAGAACAGGCCAGTGATCGAGTCCAGGCTTTACTTCAGTCACAGACCAGACCGGTTCTGATTAGCCATCTTACAAAGGTAGAGGTTGTGAGCGCACTGGCCCGTTGGGTTCGCATGGGAGAGCTCAGCGATCCACAGGCAAATCGTATTGAAAGTGCGTTCCATGACGATGTCAGTCACGGACGTTTTTGCCTCTGCCCCATTGAAATTTCTCATTATCAACGAGCCCAACATTGGATCGGGACACGAAAAACGAGTCTCAGGACATTGGATGCACTGCATTTGGCCTGCGCAGAACACCACCAGGCTCGTCTAATCAGTGAGGATGACGCGCTTGTGACAGCAGCTGCATTTTTTGGCATCGACGCAAGCCTTGCGTGA
- a CDS encoding virulence RhuM family protein, which translates to MSNKLIRNSTAEFLIFTGQSGEQSIEARYEDESIWLTQKLMAELFGVDVRTINEHLRNIFKSNELDERSVIRKFRTTAADGKNYNTQHYSLDAIISVGYRVNSLRATQFRQWATRVLREFAIKGYVIDRERMENGSFLGEDYFERLLEEIREIRLSERRFYQKITDIYATSLDYNGEAPTTKVFFAKVQNKLHYAIHGHTAAELVKLRANSSKPNMGLTSWAKAPEGKILKTDVGTAKNYLSKDELDSLGRIVNAYLELAEDRAKRKIPMTMEDWAKRLDAFLKFDERNILQDRGRISAALARQYAESEFESYRIIQDRLFESDFDKLVENRDNTADNDLPLKDKTDKDLTE; encoded by the coding sequence ATGAGCAATAAACTGATCCGTAACAGCACCGCCGAGTTTTTGATTTTCACCGGGCAATCGGGCGAGCAAAGCATCGAAGCACGGTATGAAGATGAATCCATCTGGCTGACGCAAAAGCTGATGGCCGAATTGTTTGGCGTTGATGTCCGCACTATCAATGAGCACCTGAGAAACATATTTAAATCCAATGAATTGGATGAGCGTTCAGTTATCCGGAAATTCCGGACAACTGCCGCAGATGGGAAAAACTACAACACCCAACACTACAGCCTCGACGCCATCATCTCTGTCGGCTACCGCGTCAACTCCCTACGAGCCACCCAGTTCCGCCAATGGGCCACTAGGGTGCTGCGCGAATTTGCGATCAAGGGCTATGTGATTGACCGCGAGCGCATGGAAAACGGCAGCTTTCTGGGTGAGGACTACTTTGAGCGTTTGCTGGAAGAGATCCGTGAAATCCGGCTTTCGGAGCGGCGCTTCTATCAGAAAATCACCGACATCTATGCCACCAGCTTGGATTACAACGGCGAGGCGCCAACCACCAAGGTCTTCTTTGCCAAGGTGCAGAACAAACTGCATTACGCCATTCATGGCCATACCGCTGCCGAACTGGTAAAGCTGCGCGCCAACAGCAGCAAGCCGAATATGGGGCTGACCAGTTGGGCCAAGGCGCCTGAGGGCAAGATTCTCAAGACCGATGTGGGTACGGCTAAAAACTACCTGAGCAAGGATGAGCTGGATTCCCTAGGCAGAATAGTGAACGCCTACCTTGAGCTGGCGGAAGACCGCGCCAAACGTAAAATCCCGATGACAATGGAAGACTGGGCGAAGCGCCTCGATGCTTTTTTGAAATTTGATGAACGCAACATTCTGCAGGACCGCGGCCGTATCAGCGCCGCGTTGGCCCGCCAATACGCCGAAAGTGAATTCGAGAGCTACCGTATCATCCAGGACCGTTTGTTCGAGAGCGACTTCGACAAACTGGTCGAAAACCGCGATAACACGGCAGATAACGACTTACCCTTGAAAGACAAAACCGATAAGGATTTAACCGAATGA
- a CDS encoding DUF4433 domain-containing protein, with protein MAIPSQPKIYHIVHVDRLASIIADQVLWSDAQVIARAPAGTTIGMSGIKQRRLTELTLTSHPDLNVGACVPFYLCPRSIMLYMIYQSNHPDLGYKGGQGPIIHLEADLNDSVAWAEANQQRWAFTLSNAGSYYFEDRSDLSRLNEINWTAVEARNWMSCKDGKQAEFLLENCYPWHLVERVGVCSQAIYTKVANILAGVPNRPDLQIKPDWYY; from the coding sequence ATGGCTATCCCAAGTCAGCCCAAAATCTATCACATCGTCCACGTTGATCGGCTGGCATCGATTATTGCCGATCAGGTATTGTGGAGCGATGCGCAAGTCATCGCTCGTGCGCCAGCAGGCACGACCATCGGCATGAGCGGAATCAAGCAGCGCCGTCTCACGGAGTTGACCTTGACCAGCCACCCCGATTTGAATGTGGGTGCTTGTGTACCATTTTACCTTTGCCCGCGTTCTATCATGTTGTATATGATTTATCAGAGTAACCATCCAGATCTCGGCTACAAGGGAGGGCAAGGCCCCATAATTCACCTTGAGGCAGACTTGAATGATTCTGTGGCTTGGGCTGAGGCGAATCAGCAACGCTGGGCTTTTACCCTTTCTAACGCAGGCTCGTATTACTTCGAAGATCGTTCAGACCTGTCCAGGCTGAATGAGATAAACTGGACTGCTGTTGAAGCGCGCAACTGGATGTCCTGCAAGGATGGCAAACAAGCCGAGTTCCTTCTGGAAAACTGCTACCCCTGGCACCTTGTTGAACGTGTCGGGGTATGTTCGCAGGCGATCTACACGAAGGTGGCAAATATTTTGGCCGGTGTACCCAACCGACCAGACCTGCAAATCAAACCAGACTGGTACTACTGA
- a CDS encoding type I restriction-modification system subunit M: MSSASAPIISKVWSFCTTLRDDGVGYGDYLEQLTYLIFLKMADEYAKPPYNRDVGIPEQYRWHTLKTKKGAELEVLYVELLRALGTQKGMLGQIFTKAQNKIQDPAKLYRLIDMVDSTQWVVMGADVKGDIYEGLLEKNAEDTKSGAGQYFTPRALIRAMVDCLRPEPSKTIADPACGTGGFFLAAYDFLTDPQNYQLDKAQKSFIKHDTFFGNEIVANTRRMCLMNMFLHNIGEIDGDSLVSPNDALVAASPQSFDYVLANPPFGKKSSMSFTNEEGEQATDDLTYNRQDFWATTSNKQLNFVQHIRSMLKTTGKAAVVVPDNVLFEGGAGETIRRKLLENTDLHTILRLPTGIFYAQGVKANILFFDNQPASPSPWTKEVWFYDYRTNVHHTLKKKPLRYEDMADFIACYNPANRQKRADTWHPDTNPDGRWRKYSYDELVARDKTSLDVFWLKDKSLTDLDNLPEPDELAEEIIENLEAGLNSFREVLAGLGTPHST; this comes from the coding sequence ATGAGCTCGGCAAGTGCCCCGATCATCTCCAAAGTATGGAGTTTCTGCACCACCCTGCGTGACGACGGCGTTGGCTATGGGGATTATCTGGAACAGCTTACTTACCTGATCTTCCTGAAGATGGCGGATGAGTACGCCAAACCACCTTACAACCGTGATGTGGGCATTCCGGAACAGTACCGCTGGCATACACTGAAAACCAAAAAGGGTGCGGAGCTGGAAGTGCTCTACGTGGAGCTGCTACGAGCACTCGGTACCCAAAAGGGAATGCTCGGCCAGATTTTTACCAAGGCGCAGAACAAGATCCAGGATCCGGCCAAACTGTATCGCCTGATTGATATGGTGGACAGCACGCAATGGGTGGTCATGGGTGCGGACGTCAAAGGGGATATCTACGAGGGCCTGCTGGAGAAAAATGCTGAGGATACCAAGTCGGGTGCTGGCCAGTACTTCACCCCGCGTGCTTTGATCCGGGCGATGGTGGACTGTTTACGCCCGGAACCGAGCAAGACTATCGCCGATCCGGCCTGTGGCACGGGTGGGTTTTTTCTTGCGGCATACGATTTTCTGACCGATCCACAGAATTACCAGTTGGATAAGGCGCAGAAGAGCTTTATCAAGCATGACACCTTCTTCGGCAACGAGATTGTCGCCAACACCCGCCGCATGTGCCTGATGAACATGTTCCTGCACAACATTGGCGAGATTGACGGTGATAGCCTTGTGTCGCCTAACGATGCCCTGGTAGCCGCCAGCCCTCAGAGCTTCGACTATGTGCTGGCGAACCCGCCTTTCGGCAAAAAAAGCTCGATGAGCTTCACCAATGAGGAAGGCGAACAGGCAACCGATGACCTGACCTACAACCGTCAGGATTTCTGGGCCACTACTTCGAACAAGCAGCTCAACTTTGTGCAGCACATCCGCAGCATGCTGAAAACCACCGGCAAGGCCGCCGTGGTAGTACCGGATAACGTGCTGTTTGAAGGTGGTGCCGGTGAAACCATCCGCAGGAAGCTGCTGGAGAATACTGACCTGCATACCATTTTACGCCTGCCTACCGGCATCTTTTACGCCCAGGGCGTAAAGGCAAACATTCTGTTTTTTGATAACCAACCGGCCAGCCCAAGCCCTTGGACGAAAGAGGTCTGGTTTTACGATTACCGTACCAACGTGCACCACACGCTGAAGAAAAAACCCCTACGTTACGAGGATATGGCCGACTTTATCGCCTGTTACAATCCGGCGAACCGGCAGAAGCGCGCTGACACCTGGCACCCAGACACCAACCCTGATGGCCGTTGGCGCAAGTACAGCTATGACGAACTGGTTGCCCGCGACAAGACCAGCCTGGATGTGTTCTGGCTTAAAGATAAAAGCCTGACAGACCTGGATAACCTGCCAGAACCGGACGAATTGGCTGAAGAAATCATTGAGAATCTGGAGGCGGGGCTGAATAGTTTTCGGGAGGTGTTAGCAGGGCTGGGGACACCCCATTCCACCTGA
- a CDS encoding SDR family NAD(P)-dependent oxidoreductase codes for MTRNIVLIGGTTGIGKALKENLEKTNVHLYIASRSATSRLKSSSNITVADIDATDDSADWSFLPEEIHGVAYLGGSINLKPFHRLSNKDFIEDFTVNVIGAVNTVQACLPGMKKAGNAAVVLLSTVAVQRGLTFHASVSAAKGGVEGLVRALSAELAPNIRVNGIALSLTDTPMAERLLSNDSKKEAGKQRHPLKRYGKPEDTSEAAAFLLGEKASWITGQILGVDGGMSTIQNL; via the coding sequence ATGACAAGAAATATTGTTTTGATTGGCGGCACAACCGGGATCGGTAAGGCCTTGAAAGAGAATCTGGAAAAAACCAATGTACATCTTTACATCGCTTCCCGGAGTGCGACTTCGCGGCTCAAAAGCAGCAGCAATATTACGGTCGCTGATATCGATGCGACAGACGATTCTGCAGATTGGTCATTTTTGCCGGAAGAGATACACGGAGTGGCGTATTTGGGTGGAAGCATTAATCTGAAACCCTTTCACCGACTGAGCAACAAAGATTTTATAGAGGATTTTACTGTAAACGTTATTGGCGCCGTAAATACCGTTCAGGCTTGCCTGCCGGGGATGAAAAAAGCCGGAAATGCAGCGGTTGTTCTTTTGAGTACCGTCGCGGTACAAAGAGGACTCACCTTTCACGCGTCGGTTTCTGCCGCTAAAGGCGGAGTAGAGGGTCTGGTAAGGGCATTGAGTGCCGAGCTTGCACCCAATATTCGTGTAAACGGAATTGCGCTCTCACTGACCGATACGCCAATGGCGGAGCGCTTGCTCAGCAATGATTCGAAGAAAGAAGCGGGAAAACAACGCCACCCGCTAAAAAGGTATGGAAAGCCCGAGGACACCTCTGAGGCCGCTGCATTTTTGCTTGGTGAAAAGGCATCCTGGATTACGGGACAGATATTGGGTGTAGATGGCGGAATGTCGACCATTCAAAACCTCTGA
- a CDS encoding AAA family ATPase — MIESLSISQVATYGNQSEVLNGLSKLNFIFGSNGSGKTTISRVIAEADGHQHCQILWKDGTKLQAMVYNSDFVDANFNQSGDIKGVFTLGEEQVETLEKITASKSELEALEDQRQGLRKTLNGGNESSGKNGDLKTLDDSFKHKCWEQKQRYDANLKGAFEGCRNSADKFKSRVLQESVTNTAALVPLAALERRAETVFDKTPSREALVTSINVKSLIAPETNSVLGRRILGKADVDIAGMINKLGNSDWVRQGRRFYDVNEGVCPFCQQDTEDDFAKSLAEYFDETFEADSQVISALEVSYETDSVRLQESVASIISSPSRFLDIDKLKLEKQLLDSVIAGNLQILASKKKEPSQVVEMKTTANVLIAIKSLIDQANAAISEHNATVDNITQEHRTLTAQSWQFILAEMKSDLADYNKRKSGLDSAIGSLSGQIATKDKEINEKEQKIRGLEKQTTSIQPTVDEINALLKSFGFHGFSLASTSGDRYYKLVRADGSDAKNTLSEGERTFVTFLYFYHLLKGSNSESGITDNRVVVFDDPVSSLDSDILFIVSTLIRGLFDDVKCGNGYIKQIFLLTHNVYFHKEVSFSLKRASDRALTEETFWIVRKEGLLSKLINHRSNPIKTSYELLWADVKAPPKSSLTIQNTLRRILENYFKILGGINPDDIYAKFEGHNKFVCKSLFAWVNDGSHSVHDDIYVSNGDTTVETYLAIFKEIFDKSDHIAHYQMMMGENSELGVA; from the coding sequence ATGATTGAATCCCTGTCTATTTCCCAAGTGGCAACCTACGGTAACCAATCGGAGGTGCTGAATGGGCTATCGAAGTTAAACTTTATATTTGGTTCAAATGGTTCGGGGAAAACCACGATCAGCCGGGTGATCGCAGAAGCTGATGGGCATCAGCATTGCCAGATACTCTGGAAGGATGGCACCAAGCTGCAAGCGATGGTTTACAACAGTGACTTCGTTGACGCCAACTTCAATCAGTCGGGGGACATCAAGGGGGTGTTTACTCTGGGTGAGGAACAGGTTGAAACTCTAGAGAAAATTACAGCGTCAAAATCAGAGCTGGAAGCGCTGGAAGATCAGAGACAAGGCTTGCGAAAGACCTTGAATGGAGGCAATGAATCAAGCGGTAAGAATGGGGATCTGAAGACGCTTGATGATTCGTTTAAACACAAATGCTGGGAGCAAAAGCAACGATACGATGCCAATCTGAAAGGCGCATTTGAAGGCTGTCGTAATAGTGCTGACAAATTCAAAAGTAGAGTGCTTCAGGAATCGGTCACTAATACTGCAGCATTAGTTCCGCTAGCTGCTCTGGAAAGACGCGCTGAGACGGTATTCGACAAGACTCCGAGCAGGGAGGCCTTGGTCACGTCCATCAATGTGAAAAGCTTGATAGCACCTGAAACTAATTCTGTGCTCGGAAGGCGAATTCTTGGCAAGGCAGATGTCGATATTGCGGGCATGATTAATAAATTGGGTAATAGCGACTGGGTGCGCCAAGGCCGCAGGTTTTATGATGTGAATGAAGGTGTCTGTCCCTTCTGCCAGCAAGATACAGAAGATGATTTTGCGAAGAGTTTGGCCGAGTACTTTGACGAAACCTTTGAGGCGGATAGTCAGGTGATCAGTGCCTTGGAAGTCAGTTACGAAACGGATTCTGTCCGACTCCAGGAATCTGTTGCATCAATTATTTCCAGCCCTTCTCGTTTTCTTGATATCGATAAATTGAAGTTAGAAAAACAGTTATTAGATTCCGTGATTGCCGGCAACCTCCAAATACTTGCGAGTAAAAAGAAGGAGCCAAGTCAGGTTGTGGAGATGAAAACTACTGCCAATGTACTCATAGCGATTAAGTCGTTAATTGATCAAGCTAATGCTGCAATTTCTGAGCATAACGCCACAGTTGATAATATTACTCAAGAGCATCGGACTTTAACGGCACAGTCGTGGCAATTTATTCTGGCGGAAATGAAATCTGATCTGGCGGACTATAACAAAAGGAAAAGTGGACTCGATTCCGCAATTGGGTCGCTGAGTGGGCAAATTGCAACTAAAGACAAGGAGATAAATGAGAAGGAACAGAAGATCCGGGGGCTGGAGAAGCAAACCACCAGTATTCAGCCGACAGTTGACGAGATCAATGCATTATTAAAGTCATTCGGATTTCATGGGTTTTCTCTTGCTAGCACGAGTGGTGATCGTTACTACAAGCTGGTTCGGGCGGATGGTTCAGATGCAAAGAACACGTTGAGCGAAGGCGAGCGCACCTTTGTAACATTCCTATACTTTTACCATTTGCTGAAAGGGAGCAACTCCGAAAGCGGTATTACCGATAACCGTGTGGTGGTTTTCGATGATCCGGTATCCAGCCTTGATAGCGATATTCTTTTCATTGTCAGCACTTTGATAAGGGGGCTGTTTGATGATGTTAAGTGCGGAAACGGTTATATCAAGCAAATTTTTTTACTCACCCATAATGTCTACTTCCACAAAGAAGTTAGTTTTAGTTTAAAGCGCGCCAGTGATCGAGCTTTAACTGAAGAAACATTCTGGATTGTACGGAAAGAGGGGCTGCTGTCTAAACTAATCAATCATCGATCAAATCCGATCAAAACATCCTATGAGTTATTGTGGGCGGACGTGAAAGCTCCGCCTAAATCCAGCCTGACCATTCAGAACACGCTACGCCGTATCCTTGAAAACTATTTCAAGATTCTCGGCGGTATTAACCCAGATGACATATATGCAAAATTCGAAGGACACAATAAGTTTGTCTGCAAATCTCTTTTTGCATGGGTTAATGATGGCTCCCACTCGGTGCATGATGATATTTACGTCTCGAATGGTGACACCACTGTAGAAACCTATCTGGCTATATTTAAAGAAATATTTGATAAGTCTGACCATATTGCTCATTACCAGATGATGATGGGTGAAAATTCAGAGCTGGGAGTGGCATGA
- a CDS encoding type II toxin-antitoxin system Phd/YefM family antitoxin encodes MQTINVRETRERLSNLLDAVATGEEIIILRHGKPAARLAPILPEKIQFSNRSELRASLPPALESSAHVVRELRDGERY; translated from the coding sequence ATGCAAACAATTAATGTCCGGGAGACTCGGGAACGGCTCTCCAATTTATTAGACGCTGTCGCCACTGGAGAAGAGATTATTATTCTCCGCCACGGCAAACCTGCTGCGCGCCTGGCGCCAATCCTGCCAGAAAAGATTCAGTTCTCGAACCGCTCAGAACTTAGAGCTTCACTACCGCCGGCCCTGGAAAGCTCAGCACACGTGGTGCGAGAACTCAGAGACGGCGAGCGCTACTGA